One Glycine max cultivar Williams 82 chromosome 8, Glycine_max_v4.0, whole genome shotgun sequence genomic window, TTTTGAACTCTTACAACTAAAATCTTAGTGAATTCACAAATTAGTTCTTGAAAATGAGgcacaatcaatttaataactGAAAAGTGTAATTCATCATTCAATGTAGCCATCAACCATTTTCAAACTGttgctttatatttattaaacatgtcaattattacaaaaatttgtAGCCGGTATTTTTTTACAGCAGTGCTCATCCAACCAGAGCCCAAGTAATAATAGTTCAATCGCCAATAAGTTTAGTCCGACAATAATACAAGTGCCGGTTCACTTGTACACTTCCAATTTGACAAGCTAAAAAATGTCAACAGCAACACAATGATCCTATACAGTTATTTTGTTTAGAGGATCTCTCTTAATTGCTCCTTATAATGTCATATCATATGTTTTGTTCCATTAGAGATGCTCTAAAGTTGTTTATATAACCAATCAGagcttaattttaagaaattcagtATGATATATAGATCATCTCCAacggttaaaaaattaaataataatgtctaaaaataaaaaactcataAAGTATCGTGCATTAAAGATGTTCTAACAAGTTATTGTTCTTAGATTCCGTCCCATTAAGTAAGATCTTGGTTTAAatcttatgaatgaaaaaatcatcttaaaaaaagaagacctcaaaaaagattaataataaataaaatcattgaatataattcacaaataataacaataagatagttattaaaaaatatatgtaaaggaaaacattttttattccttttaaacaacattttaaattttaaattttaaatttcatgattcaaattttaaatagtaataCTATATCAAATTAAACATATCCTTTTTGAagtcttaattaattaacccATGCTTATACACCACTTTCATAAGGTGGTCACAATGTTCCCTTATAGCTCGAATGATCTGAAAGCAATCATGCTCCTCGATCAGCCTATTAGGCTCCTCAGAATCTGATTGGGCTTCAATGTCATAATACCCTCTCTCTCGGATCATACAGATACCATGCAAAATTCCACACAACTCTCCCTTATGATCTCTCAATATTCCCCCACAGGAAGCTTCTCTCAATATTCCCCTGCCGGAATCCATTTCATTGGCTCTTTGCTTTTGTTGTAGACGGTATTGGCCGGAAATTTGTCACCAACATTTTTAGCAGCTTTCCATGCTTCTTCCAGCTTCTTTAGACGAGCTAGAAACTCTTCACTCCACATTTGGTCCCGAAAAACCCGATGGTTCCTACGTTGCCATAACAGATCCAACGTAAGTCCAAAACGCAGGTTCCAATTATGGGTTGGTTGTTTTTAACTATGAAATTTACACATGTCATTCTGTAGAGTAATTCTACTTAGAATTTTATCTCACAATTTCTCAATTACTCTTCTACACAATCATGAGAATTATTAGTACCctaatatttatgtttataaattcaaacaaaatctattatatttagatctatatctatatattataaaagaagaTTTTATATCAATGAAAGATGCCATGTAACATTCCCAAATTCATTATCTgattaaatgtaattaattcaattttaaatgtaaatttaatatatcaaaacaGATTCTTATTAATGCATTGTAATTATAGTATTATAATAAGGGTTGACctcttctcttttattattGTTGCTGATATCTTTTCAAAGATTGTTGTAGTCTTTATGGGATGAGTGTGTATGGAGTAAAAATGGTGATTGTGATTTTGGGCGACTTTGTTGGAAAAGGCTTGGTGATATAGTTTGAGAGTATTGCAATGAGTTTTTGTTACTGTTTGGTTTCAAAGGTTTGCTATAGTGTCACACAATGACGGTACCTAGATTTCTCCCGAGCATTGTTTCCCCACAACAGAAACACAACTCTTCCATCTTCTGTGAGATTGTCTTTGATAATACCATCAGTAAATTGTTCCCAGCCTTTTTTGGCATGAGAATTCGCATGATGCTTCCTGACTGAACTCAAAAGTATAATACAGGTAAAAAGAATACCACAATACAAGCATAAAACACCAAACATAATGCAGGACAGATTCATACTAAATAAGCAAGCATGTAGTGAAATACTATAAACATAATGATACCTATACTTTATtagaatttcacaaaaataaagAGTATAACCTGTGAGAACAGCATTGAGTAAGAGAACACCctgaaatgaatttaaaattgtgattagataatattatttcaaaaaaaacccTCACTGAATGAAGTTACCCATTatgttaaaactaaaatatttatactgGTGAAGTCACAAAAGTCACCCATCTTCtattcaatatatttaattgGCAATCTTTTATAGGTGAGAATTTTAGTTATTGACATAGATTTTATCTTCAAACCATATTAAACATTTGAAGGAAACGTTTAAGAGGCCTTGACCATAAAATATATTGGCCTAATTATGATAAACTTTTCTGTGAGCTTTTATCGGAGAAGAAATAGAGATAAAATGAATCAAAGTTCtcccataagttaaaataaagttatacACTTTAGCTTTTGGAAAAGATAGATGAGAAAGCTTCTAAAAAAGCTAAGGcacataaatt contains:
- the LOC102664624 gene encoding uracil-DNA glycosylase, mitochondrial, giving the protein MGLSFSVPEGVKVPSSLVNIFKELHQDLGCSIPTHGNLQKWALQGVLLLNAVLTVRKHHANSHAKKGWEQFTDGIIKDNLTEDGRVVFLLWGNNAREKSRNHRVFRDQMWSEEFLARLKKLEEAWKAAKNVGDKFPANTVYNKSKEPMKWIPAGEY